The Saccharopolyspora gloriosae genome window below encodes:
- a CDS encoding glycosyltransferase family 2 protein, protein MSSVDVILPCLDEAAALPGVLAAIPAGHRAIVVDNGSGDGSPAVAAEHGALVVHEARRGYGAAVHTGLEASDADVVCFLDADGSMDAGVLARMVDVVDSGEADLAVGRRVPAERGAWPWHARAGNAVLAGLLRRRGLPVHDIGPVRCARRQALLDLDVRDRAFGYPLELLLRAERAGWRVHELDIDYRPRTAGTKSKVSGSVRGTTRAVRDMARVLR, encoded by the coding sequence ATGAGCTCCGTGGACGTGATCTTGCCCTGTCTCGACGAGGCCGCCGCGCTGCCCGGTGTGCTCGCGGCGATCCCCGCCGGGCACCGCGCGATCGTGGTGGACAACGGCTCCGGCGACGGCTCCCCTGCCGTGGCCGCCGAGCACGGCGCGCTCGTGGTGCACGAGGCGCGGCGCGGCTACGGCGCCGCCGTGCACACCGGGCTGGAGGCCTCCGACGCCGACGTCGTGTGCTTCCTCGACGCGGACGGCTCGATGGACGCGGGCGTGCTGGCGCGAATGGTGGACGTGGTCGACTCGGGTGAAGCGGACCTCGCCGTGGGCCGCCGGGTCCCGGCCGAACGCGGCGCCTGGCCGTGGCACGCGCGGGCGGGCAACGCGGTGCTCGCCGGACTGCTGCGGCGGCGCGGACTACCCGTGCACGACATCGGGCCGGTGCGCTGCGCCCGCAGGCAGGCGCTGCTGGACCTCGACGTGCGGGACCGCGCGTTCGGCTACCCGCTGGAGCTGCTGCTCCGGGCGGAGCGGGCCGGGTGGCGGGTGCACGAGCTCGACATCGACTACCGGCCGCGGACCGCGGGCACCAAGTCGAAGGTGAGCGGCTCCGTGCGCGGCACCACCCGTGCCGTGCGGGACATGGCGCGGGTGCTGCGATGA
- a CDS encoding maleylpyruvate isomerase N-terminal domain-containing protein: MIVDALDRAWQAWAELGRNLDAEQWARPTRLEGWTVRHVFAHCADVPAMVGAALDAEDAVTPGTAPTFADAARLLALMQRPGGVAHTAADQIRDAGIADDRSPAELVDQFTDVAPRTIARLRGQDLDRLVPYIGLGTVAGGEVLRIQLMEAVVHYLDMATALELPKPGPLAGEPMRETAALLTAVADPVHLVEAATGRGGAEVFPVLR; the protein is encoded by the coding sequence ATGATCGTGGACGCGCTCGACCGAGCTTGGCAGGCTTGGGCGGAACTCGGCCGGAATCTCGACGCCGAGCAGTGGGCTCGGCCGACGCGGCTGGAGGGCTGGACCGTGCGGCACGTGTTCGCGCACTGCGCGGACGTCCCCGCCATGGTCGGAGCCGCGCTCGACGCAGAGGACGCCGTCACCCCCGGGACCGCGCCGACGTTCGCGGACGCGGCACGGCTGCTGGCGTTGATGCAGCGCCCCGGCGGAGTCGCGCACACCGCGGCCGACCAGATCCGCGATGCGGGCATCGCCGATGACCGTTCGCCTGCCGAACTGGTCGACCAGTTCACCGACGTGGCACCGCGGACGATCGCGCGGTTGCGCGGCCAGGACCTCGACCGGCTCGTCCCGTACATCGGGCTGGGCACCGTGGCCGGGGGCGAAGTGCTCCGCATCCAGCTGATGGAGGCGGTGGTGCACTACCTCGACATGGCCACCGCGCTGGAACTGCCGAAACCCGGCCCGCTCGCGGGAGAACCGATGCGGGAGACCGCCGCGCTGCTCACCGCCGTCGCCGACCCGGTGCACCTCGTGGAGGCGGCCACCGGACGCGGTGGCGCCGAGGTCTTCCCCGTCCTGCGCTGA
- a CDS encoding heme o synthase, producing MTAVPEQAETAAPATTTAKRRGVLAAYFALTKPRVIELLLVTTIPAMFLAERGVPSPWLVLVTLVGGAMSAGSANALNCVADSDIDAVMHRTRSRPLVSYEVPRKHALIFGIVLGVVSFAVLALGANLLAAVLSLAAILFYVFVYTLLLKRRTSQNIVWGGAAGCMPVVIGWAAVAGKVEWPAIVMFAVVFLWTPPHFWSLAMKYRDDYARAGVPMLPVVATPRQVSARILVYSWATVACTLLLVPATSWVYVAIAVLSGAAFLIVAQRLHASVRQGRTTNPMTLFHLSNSYLAVLFVAIAVDAAIGLPTLT from the coding sequence ATGACGGCGGTTCCCGAACAGGCTGAGACCGCGGCCCCCGCCACCACCACCGCGAAGCGGCGCGGCGTGCTCGCCGCGTACTTCGCGCTCACCAAGCCGCGGGTCATCGAGCTGCTGCTGGTCACGACGATCCCGGCGATGTTCCTGGCCGAGCGCGGCGTCCCGTCGCCGTGGCTGGTGCTGGTGACGCTGGTCGGCGGCGCCATGTCCGCGGGCAGCGCGAACGCGCTGAACTGCGTGGCCGATTCGGACATCGACGCGGTGATGCACCGCACCCGCAGCCGCCCGCTGGTGAGCTACGAGGTGCCGCGCAAGCACGCGTTGATCTTCGGGATCGTGCTGGGCGTGGTCTCGTTCGCGGTGCTCGCGCTGGGCGCGAACCTGCTGGCGGCGGTGCTGTCGCTGGCGGCGATCCTGTTCTACGTCTTCGTCTACACGCTGCTGCTCAAGCGGCGGACCTCGCAGAACATCGTGTGGGGCGGTGCCGCGGGCTGCATGCCGGTGGTGATCGGCTGGGCCGCGGTGGCCGGCAAGGTCGAGTGGCCCGCGATCGTGATGTTCGCGGTGGTGTTCCTGTGGACGCCGCCGCACTTCTGGTCGTTGGCGATGAAGTACCGCGACGACTACGCGCGCGCCGGGGTGCCGATGCTGCCGGTGGTGGCGACGCCGCGGCAGGTGTCGGCGCGGATCCTGGTCTACAGCTGGGCGACGGTGGCCTGCACGCTGTTGCTGGTGCCCGCGACGAGCTGGGTGTACGTGGCGATCGCGGTCCTGTCCGGCGCGGCGTTCCTGATCGTGGCCCAGCGGCTGCACGCGTCGGTGCGCCAAGGGCGGACGACGAATCCGATGACGTTGTTCCACCTGTCGAACTCGTACCTGGCGGTGCTGTTCGTGGCGATCGCCGTCGACGCCGCGATCGGCCTCCCCACCCTCACCTGA
- a CDS encoding TIGR04282 family arsenosugar biosynthesis glycosyltransferase has protein sequence MSAAILLVVAKAPVAGLAKTRLCPPATPEQAARIAAASLLRTLRVVLDVPGARPVVAMTGDLAAAEDSAELRRVLRSLTVIPQRGAAFGDRLAYAHQDSAAIHPGLPVVQIGMDTPQVSRRLLADATRRMSDPAGPEAVLGPASDGGWWALGLRDPLRAAALRAVPMSRPDTGALTAAAMSRAGRDPDRLAELSDVDTMEVARDVAARLPGTRFARAVGEVVADAHSAGGPR, from the coding sequence ATGAGCGCCGCGATCCTGCTGGTCGTCGCGAAGGCGCCCGTCGCCGGTCTCGCCAAGACGCGGCTGTGCCCACCGGCCACTCCCGAGCAGGCGGCGCGCATCGCCGCGGCGAGCCTGCTGCGGACGCTGCGCGTGGTGCTCGACGTGCCCGGTGCGCGGCCGGTGGTCGCGATGACCGGGGACCTCGCCGCCGCCGAGGACTCCGCCGAGCTGCGGCGGGTGCTGCGGTCGCTGACCGTGATCCCGCAGCGCGGCGCGGCGTTCGGCGATCGGCTCGCGTACGCGCACCAGGACTCCGCCGCGATCCACCCCGGTCTCCCCGTCGTGCAGATCGGCATGGACACCCCGCAGGTCAGCCGCCGGTTGCTGGCGGACGCGACGCGGCGGATGTCCGATCCGGCGGGCCCGGAAGCCGTGCTGGGCCCCGCCTCGGACGGCGGGTGGTGGGCGCTGGGGTTGCGCGATCCGCTGCGAGCGGCGGCGCTGCGCGCGGTGCCGATGTCGCGGCCGGACACCGGCGCGCTCACGGCCGCCGCGATGAGCCGAGCAGGACGCGATCCGGACCGGCTGGCCGAACTGTCCGATGTGGACACGATGGAGGTCGCGCGGGACGTCGCCGCACGACTTCCCGGGACCCGCTTCGCCCGCGCCGTCGGCGAAGTCGTCGCCGACGCGCACTCCGCCGGAGGACCCCGATGA
- a CDS encoding class I SAM-dependent methyltransferase encodes MTTTAMFDSALRGEVTALHGSGGQRWRLPVQRWSREPDAADEAVLAACTGPTLDLGCGPGRLVGALTERGVPSLGVDESPVAVAMTRGRGAAALRRDLFSTLPGEGRWQTALLADGNVGIGGDPVALLHRVHRLLCADGLLIIELDPPGTGMRSGNVRMNGTGAWFRWAWVGVDALAELAVETRFTVAHVAERSGRWFAELRSTS; translated from the coding sequence ATGACCACCACGGCGATGTTCGACTCGGCACTGCGCGGGGAGGTGACCGCATTGCACGGCAGCGGAGGTCAACGGTGGCGGCTGCCCGTGCAGCGCTGGTCCCGCGAGCCCGACGCCGCCGACGAAGCAGTGCTCGCCGCCTGCACCGGCCCCACCCTGGACCTCGGCTGCGGGCCCGGCCGCCTCGTCGGCGCGCTCACCGAACGCGGCGTGCCCTCGCTCGGCGTCGACGAGAGCCCCGTCGCCGTGGCCATGACGCGCGGTCGCGGCGCCGCCGCGCTGCGCCGCGACCTGTTCAGCACCCTTCCCGGCGAGGGCCGCTGGCAGACCGCGCTGCTCGCCGACGGCAACGTCGGCATCGGCGGCGACCCCGTCGCACTGCTGCACCGGGTGCACCGGCTGCTCTGCGCCGACGGACTGCTCATCATCGAACTCGACCCGCCGGGAACCGGCATGCGCAGCGGGAACGTGCGGATGAACGGCACCGGGGCGTGGTTCCGGTGGGCGTGGGTCGGCGTGGACGCGCTCGCCGAACTCGCCGTCGAGACCCGCTTCACCGTGGCGCACGTCGCCGAACGATCCGGGCGCTGGTTCGCCGAGCTGAGGAGCACCTCATGA
- a CDS encoding HAMP domain-containing sensor histidine kinase yields MFVTFSHVAPYAIGFSLPVALLGAALLFAMRRRASLALAMTVLVLIPLAATLVGVLAVTGFMFSHQLTITVIVCFAVALVTVPVAILLGRALSQRTVWEQEARDRERAAESARRELVAWISHDLRTPLAGMRAMSEALADGVVDRPDEVVEYARRIGGEVRQLSGMVDDLFELSRIAAGALRITPAAVPLRDVVSEVTESERILAGTRGVTLEVRARSWPVVWGSDPELARVVRNLVGNAIRHTPRHETVVVAVREEAGRAWLSVQDACGGIGSDELARVFDVGYRGGTARDSGSETTRRAGLGLAITRGLVEAHDGRISVVNDGPGCRFDVALPLVPA; encoded by the coding sequence GTGTTCGTCACCTTCTCGCACGTCGCGCCCTACGCCATCGGGTTCTCGCTGCCGGTGGCGCTGCTGGGGGCGGCGCTGCTGTTCGCGATGCGGCGGCGGGCTTCGCTGGCGCTGGCCATGACGGTGCTGGTGCTGATCCCGCTGGCCGCGACGCTGGTCGGGGTGCTGGCGGTGACGGGCTTCATGTTCTCCCACCAGCTGACGATCACGGTGATCGTGTGCTTCGCGGTGGCGCTGGTGACGGTGCCGGTTGCGATCCTGCTGGGACGGGCGTTGTCCCAGCGCACCGTGTGGGAGCAGGAGGCCCGCGACCGGGAGCGGGCCGCGGAGAGCGCCCGGCGGGAGCTGGTCGCCTGGATCAGCCACGACCTGCGCACCCCGCTGGCCGGGATGCGGGCGATGTCGGAGGCGCTGGCCGACGGAGTGGTGGACCGGCCGGACGAGGTCGTGGAGTACGCCCGCCGCATCGGCGGCGAGGTGCGCCAGCTGTCGGGCATGGTGGACGACCTGTTCGAGCTGTCCCGCATCGCGGCGGGCGCGCTGCGCATCACCCCCGCCGCGGTGCCGCTGCGCGACGTCGTCAGCGAAGTCACCGAATCGGAGCGCATCCTCGCCGGAACCCGTGGTGTGACGCTGGAGGTGCGGGCGCGGAGCTGGCCCGTCGTGTGGGGTTCCGACCCGGAGTTGGCGCGGGTGGTACGCAACCTGGTGGGCAACGCGATCCGGCACACCCCGCGGCACGAGACCGTCGTGGTGGCGGTGCGCGAGGAAGCCGGGCGCGCGTGGCTGTCGGTGCAGGACGCGTGCGGCGGCATCGGCTCCGACGAGCTGGCCCGGGTGTTCGACGTGGGTTATCGCGGTGGGACGGCGCGGGACTCCGGGTCGGAGACGACGCGGCGCGCGGGGCTCGGCCTGGCCATCACCCGAGGTCTGGTGGAGGCCCACGACGGGCGGATCAGCGTCGTCAACGACGGGCCGGGCTGCCGGTTCGACGTCGCCTTGCCGCTGGTGCCCGCCTGA
- a CDS encoding DUF3817 domain-containing protein has protein sequence MKPGVLAFYRVMAYVTAVLLILLCLTMVLKYLWPEGSSMQLLGDQWTTTIGIGHGYLYIVYLFVALVTTVQLRIPYGRMLLVLLAGTIPFGAFFAERKVVLWHRLRTSGEPLPFETAATSEATS, from the coding sequence GTGAAGCCTGGCGTTCTGGCCTTCTACCGGGTCATGGCGTACGTGACAGCGGTGCTGCTCATCTTGCTGTGCCTGACGATGGTGCTGAAGTACTTGTGGCCCGAGGGCTCGTCCATGCAGCTGCTGGGCGACCAGTGGACGACCACGATCGGCATCGGCCACGGCTACCTCTACATCGTGTACTTGTTCGTCGCGCTCGTCACCACCGTGCAGCTGCGCATCCCCTACGGGCGGATGCTGCTGGTCCTGCTGGCGGGCACCATCCCGTTCGGCGCTTTCTTCGCGGAGCGCAAGGTCGTGCTGTGGCACCGGCTGCGCACGAGCGGTGAGCCGCTGCCGTTCGAGACCGCGGCGACGTCGGAGGCGACGAGCTGA
- a CDS encoding LLM class flavin-dependent oxidoreductase, translated as MDTVANPDRTALGAHGHADQTDPIRGTARGRSTVPLSILDLAPVGVETTPGEALATTTELARAAERWGFHRLWVAEHHGMPGIASSSPPVVIAHLAAATSTLRLGSGGVMLPNHAPLVVAEQFGTLQALHPGRIDLGIGRAPGTDQGTARALRRTSGPLSVDDFPQQLGELLRFLGDGFTADHPYAEVNSIPHGQAPPVWLLGSSGFSAQVAGALGLPFAFAHHFSARNTLPALELYRQSFQPSEVLDEPYSMIGAQAIAADTEQEALDLARPMALSMLRLRSGNPGRMPSPEEAREYRYSAMEQSVVDSWLADAIYGTPESVHAELEALRESTEVDELMLTANMYDRTAKLRSYELIARAYGLPGVD; from the coding sequence ATGGACACTGTCGCCAACCCGGACCGCACCGCCCTCGGGGCCCACGGTCACGCGGACCAGACCGACCCGATTCGCGGCACGGCGCGAGGGCGGTCAACCGTGCCGCTGTCGATCCTCGACCTCGCGCCCGTCGGGGTGGAGACCACGCCCGGTGAGGCGCTGGCCACGACCACGGAGCTCGCGAGGGCCGCGGAACGCTGGGGCTTCCACCGGCTGTGGGTCGCCGAGCACCACGGCATGCCGGGGATCGCGAGCTCCTCGCCGCCGGTGGTGATCGCGCACCTGGCCGCCGCGACGAGCACGTTGCGGCTCGGCTCGGGCGGCGTGATGCTGCCCAACCACGCGCCGCTGGTCGTCGCGGAGCAGTTCGGCACGTTGCAGGCGCTGCATCCGGGTCGCATCGACCTCGGCATCGGCCGCGCGCCCGGTACCGACCAGGGCACGGCCCGCGCGCTGCGCCGCACGAGCGGTCCGCTGTCGGTCGACGACTTCCCGCAGCAGCTCGGTGAACTGCTGCGCTTCCTCGGCGACGGTTTCACCGCCGACCACCCGTACGCCGAGGTGAACTCGATCCCGCACGGCCAGGCGCCGCCGGTGTGGCTGCTCGGTTCCAGCGGTTTCAGCGCCCAGGTCGCGGGTGCGCTGGGGTTGCCGTTCGCGTTCGCCCACCACTTCTCGGCGCGCAACACGCTGCCCGCGCTGGAGCTGTACCGGCAGTCGTTCCAGCCTTCGGAGGTGCTCGACGAGCCCTACTCGATGATCGGCGCGCAGGCGATCGCCGCCGACACCGAGCAGGAGGCGCTGGACTTGGCGCGTCCGATGGCGCTGAGCATGTTGCGGCTGCGCAGCGGCAACCCGGGGCGCATGCCCAGCCCCGAGGAGGCCCGCGAGTACCGGTACTCGGCGATGGAGCAGAGCGTCGTGGACAGCTGGCTGGCCGACGCGATCTACGGCACGCCCGAGTCGGTGCACGCGGAGCTGGAGGCGCTGCGGGAGAGCACCGAGGTCGACGAGCTGATGCTGACCGCGAACATGTACGACCGGACGGCGAAGCTGCGTTCCTACGAGCTGATCGCGCGCGCCTACGGGTTGCCGGGCGTGGACTGA
- a CDS encoding response regulator transcription factor — protein sequence MNSSGTELGRILVVDDDATVRDVVGRYLRRDGHEVVEAADGEMALHLLQRRPPDLVVLDLMLPGMDGVEVCRRIRDAGSTPVIMLTALGEESDRITGLRTGADDYVVKPFSPGELALRVASVLRRARNAVEPNAGARIADGDLQVDTGARTAVLGGTSLTLATREFDLLAFFLSHRGHAYSRTELLSKVWGWEFGDQSTVTVHVRRLREKVEPDPASPRRIATVWGVGYRYDGLGD from the coding sequence ATGAACAGCTCCGGAACCGAGCTCGGCCGGATCCTGGTGGTCGACGACGACGCCACGGTCCGCGACGTCGTCGGCCGCTACCTGCGCCGGGACGGGCACGAGGTGGTGGAGGCCGCCGACGGGGAGATGGCGTTGCACCTGCTGCAACGGCGACCGCCGGATCTCGTGGTGCTGGACCTGATGCTGCCCGGCATGGACGGCGTCGAGGTGTGCCGCCGCATCCGGGACGCCGGCAGCACCCCCGTGATCATGCTGACCGCGCTCGGCGAGGAATCCGACCGCATCACCGGGTTGCGCACCGGTGCCGACGACTACGTGGTGAAACCGTTCAGCCCCGGCGAACTGGCGTTGCGAGTGGCGTCGGTGCTGCGCAGGGCCCGCAACGCGGTGGAGCCCAACGCGGGCGCCCGGATCGCCGACGGCGACCTCCAGGTGGACACCGGCGCGCGCACCGCCGTGCTCGGCGGCACGTCGCTGACCTTGGCGACCCGCGAGTTCGACCTGCTGGCGTTCTTCCTGTCCCACCGCGGCCACGCCTACTCGCGGACGGAGCTGCTCAGCAAGGTCTGGGGCTGGGAGTTCGGCGACCAGTCGACCGTCACGGTGCACGTGCGCCGGCTCCGGGAGAAGGTCGAGCCGGACCCGGCGAGCCCGCGTCGCATCGCCACCGTCTGGGGAGTCGGCTACCGCTACGACGGACTCGGGGACTGA
- a CDS encoding molybdopterin-dependent oxidoreductase produces the protein MTRAGREPVTAGRLGVWLAVTFGICMITGLISHGIQHPPGWFDWPSRPVNLYRITQGAHVLSGIAAIPLLAAKLWSVAPKLFERPVVRSLPHLLERGSLLVLIASATFELITGLFNIAQNYPWNFSFPDLHFALGWIAVGSLLLHAAVKIPAFRSALGEPREPAERGGLVGRRGFLGLTALSVGTAVTVTAGMTVPWLRDLAVLGTRSPNGPQGLPVNRTATAAGVLDISRDPGWRLEVSGPRGTRTFSRPELAALPQTTAELPIACVEGWSAQATWSGVPLADLLREVGAAPDAEVRISSLEEGSPYSSTVLPAAHARDPLTLLALRLGGEPLHPDHGYPCRLIAPNRPGVLQTKWVRRVEVL, from the coding sequence ATGACCAGAGCGGGGAGGGAGCCGGTCACCGCCGGCCGCCTGGGGGTGTGGCTGGCGGTGACCTTCGGGATCTGCATGATCACCGGGCTGATCAGCCACGGCATCCAGCACCCGCCGGGCTGGTTCGACTGGCCGTCGCGGCCGGTGAACCTGTACCGGATCACCCAGGGCGCGCACGTGCTCAGCGGCATCGCGGCGATCCCGCTGCTCGCGGCGAAGCTGTGGAGCGTGGCGCCGAAGCTGTTCGAACGCCCGGTGGTGCGGTCGCTGCCGCACCTGCTGGAACGCGGATCGCTGCTGGTGCTCATCGCCTCGGCCACGTTCGAACTGATCACGGGCCTGTTCAACATCGCCCAGAACTACCCGTGGAACTTCTCGTTCCCGGACCTGCACTTCGCGCTCGGCTGGATCGCCGTGGGCTCGCTGCTGCTGCACGCGGCCGTGAAGATCCCCGCGTTCCGGTCTGCGCTCGGAGAACCTCGCGAGCCCGCCGAACGCGGCGGCCTCGTGGGTCGTCGAGGATTCCTCGGCCTGACCGCGCTGTCGGTCGGCACCGCCGTCACGGTCACCGCGGGGATGACCGTGCCGTGGCTGCGCGACCTCGCGGTCCTGGGCACCCGGTCGCCGAACGGCCCGCAGGGCCTGCCGGTGAACCGGACCGCCACCGCGGCGGGAGTCCTCGACATCAGCCGGGATCCCGGCTGGCGGCTGGAGGTCAGCGGACCACGGGGGACCCGCACCTTCAGCCGCCCTGAACTCGCGGCGCTGCCGCAGACCACCGCCGAACTGCCCATCGCGTGCGTGGAGGGCTGGAGCGCGCAGGCCACGTGGAGCGGCGTGCCGCTCGCCGACCTGCTGCGCGAGGTCGGCGCCGCGCCCGACGCGGAGGTGCGGATCTCCTCGCTGGAGGAAGGCAGCCCGTACTCGTCGACGGTGCTGCCCGCCGCCCACGCGCGCGACCCGCTCACGCTGCTCGCGCTGCGGCTCGGCGGCGAACCGCTGCACCCCGACCACGGCTACCCGTGCCGCCTCATCGCGCCGAACCGGCCCGGTGTGCTGCAGACCAAGTGGGTGCGACGGGTGGAGGTCCTGTGA